One Streptomyces dangxiongensis genomic window, GGTTTCCCCGTGGTCTCCGTCTCCCAGTCGATGCGGCTGATCGCCCTGTACGTGGACGGTCAGCGGCGCGTCCTGGAGGACTCGGCGGCGATCCTCTCCCGCGCCAACCAGGCGCTCGCCACGCTGGAGCGGTACAAGCTCCGGCTGGACGAGGTCGCGGGCACGCTGTCGGCGCTGGAGATCGAGGATCTGGTGACGGTCCGGGACGTGTCGGCCGTCGCGCAGCGCCTGGAGATGGTCCGCCGCATCGCCACCGAGATCGCCGAGTACGTGGTCGAGCTGGGCACGGACGGCCGTCTTCTCTCGCTCCAGCTCGAGGAGTTGATCGCCGGGGTGGAGCCCGACCGTGAGCTGGTCGTCCGGGACTACGTGCCCGAGCCGACGCCGAAGCGGTCCCGTACGGTCGCGGAGGCACTGGCCGAGCTGGACGCCCTCAGCCACGCGGAACTGCTCGAACTGGGCACCGTGGCGCGGGCTTTGGGCTACACCGGCTCCCCCGAGACGCTGGACTCCGCGGTGTCGCCGCGCGGCTTCCGGCTCCTGGCAAAGGTTCCACGCCTGCCCGGCGCGATCATCGACCGCCTGGTGGAGCACTTCGGTGGTCTCCAGAAGCTGCTGGCCGCGAGCGTCGACGACCTGCAGACGGTCGACGGCGTCGGTGAGGCCCGGGCGCGGAGCGTGCGGGAGGGTCTGTCCCGTCTGGCGGAGTCCTCGATCCTCGAGCGGTACGTCTGAGATCCGCCGCCGCACGGTCCGCCGTCAGCCGGTCCGCCGCCGCACGGTCCTGCGTCGGCCTGTCTGCCGCCCTCCGCTCCTGCGCCGCCCGCGGGCCCGCCGTCGGCGCCCGCACGGTTCCCCGGGTCCGGTCGAGGCGGCCGTGACCGGCCTCCGGCCGTTCCCCGGTCCTCCCCGGCGGAGCCCCGCCCGCGGTGCCTAGTCGGCGGACAGCACGAACGAGGCCTGTGCCTTGGCGAACCCCGGGGCCTTCGCCTCCAGCAGGTACGTGCCCGCCTTGGCGGAGCCCGCGGAGGGCGTCGCGCAGTGCGGGGTGCTCGGCTTGCGGTCCCACTTCACGGTGTACGTCACGCTCTTGCCCGCGGGCACCCGGAACGTCAGGTGTCCCGCGCCGTCGGGGCAGTCGGCCGACGACCAGTAGGCGTCGTCCTTGTCGGCCGGGGTGATCGTCAACACCGCGTTCTTCGGGCCGAGATCGGTCTTGCAGTCGGCGGACGAGCTGTTCCTGGCGGCGAGTTCGAACGTCGGTGTCTGGTCGGGCGAGTAGGAGTTGCGCACACTGCGCAGGCTCAACCGCACCGCCTGAGCCGTGCAGTCGGGCAGCGAGGAGGACGCCGGGAGGGCGTCACCCGTACCGACGTGACCGCCGGCCGAGCCGGGACCCGAGCCGCC contains:
- the disA gene encoding DNA integrity scanning diadenylate cyclase DisA, with protein sequence MAANDRAAAPGKSGGSAGSDGLMRASLSAVAPGTPLRDGLERVLRGNTGGLILLGSDKTVEAMCTGGFVLDVEFTATRLRELCKLDGGIVLSSDLSKILRAGVQLLPDPTIPTEETGTRHRTADRVSKQVGFPVVSVSQSMRLIALYVDGQRRVLEDSAAILSRANQALATLERYKLRLDEVAGTLSALEIEDLVTVRDVSAVAQRLEMVRRIATEIAEYVVELGTDGRLLSLQLEELIAGVEPDRELVVRDYVPEPTPKRSRTVAEALAELDALSHAELLELGTVARALGYTGSPETLDSAVSPRGFRLLAKVPRLPGAIIDRLVEHFGGLQKLLAASVDDLQTVDGVGEARARSVREGLSRLAESSILERYV